The following coding sequences lie in one Rutidosis leptorrhynchoides isolate AG116_Rl617_1_P2 chromosome 4, CSIRO_AGI_Rlap_v1, whole genome shotgun sequence genomic window:
- the LOC139840875 gene encoding uncharacterized protein encodes MAESVGQVAKFKRLYGQVEEEKEDDVGKKGKGYGYDKHNLINEINLHKSLIFGVDVDSTKVSRLASVLGCSSANFPFTFIGILVGQNMHRKEDWKGVIYKVTIPLASWKANLLFSGGRLTLGKSVLGAIGTHTMSLFQAPKKVIQIIESLHSKFFWGAKDNERKIHWVN; translated from the exons ATGGCCGAAAGTGTTGGTCAGGTTGCTAAGTTCAAGCGTCTATATGGACAAGTGGAAGAGGAGAAAGAAGAT GATGTAGGTAAAAAGGGAAAGGGATATGGATATGACAAGCACAACCTAATCAATGAA ATTAACTTACACAAGTCTTTGATTTTTGGAGTGGATGTTGACTCAACTAAGGTTAGTCGTTTAGCAAGTGTTCTTGGTTGCTCTTCCGCTAACTTTCCTTTCACATTCATAGGCATTCTGGTTGGCCAAAATATGCATAGAAAAGAGGATTGGAAAGGTGTCATCTACAAAGTAACGATCCCCCTTGCATCTTGGAAAGCAAACCTCCTCTTCTCCGGCGGTAGACTAACTTTAGGTAAATCCGTGTTGGGTGCTATTGGTACCCATACTATGTCGCTTTTTCAAGCTCCCAAGAAAGTCATTCAAATTATCGAATCGCTTCATTCCAAATTTTTTTGGGGAGCTAAAGATAATGAAAGGAAAATCCATTGGGTGAACTGA